One genomic segment of Centropristis striata isolate RG_2023a ecotype Rhode Island chromosome 11, C.striata_1.0, whole genome shotgun sequence includes these proteins:
- the LOC131980488 gene encoding tripartite motif-containing protein 16-like, whose amino-acid sequence MAQKGAQQDREIFSCPICLDLLKDPVTTTCGHSYCMNCIKSFWDGEDEKETHSCPQCRQTFTPRPVLLKNTILAVVVDDLKKTGLQAAPADLCYAGAEDVACDVCTGRKLKAFKSCLTCLVSYCEQHLQRHYDVAQLSKHKLVEPSKKLQENICPQHDEVIKMFCRTDQKSICYLCSVDQHKGHDTVSAAAERTEKQKELEVSRQNIQQRIQDREKDVKLLQQELQNINRSADKTVEDGEKIFTELIRLLEKRSSEVKQQVRSQQETEVSRVKEVEEKLQQEIRELKRKDAELKKLSHTEDHNQFLHSYPSLSALSESTSSIQIRPLSYFEDVTAAVSRVRDKLQDVLRDEWTDVSLTEVDVLLSDSPAEPTTRAGFLKYSCEITLDPNTAYTQLLLSEGNRKGTYMSDQQSYPSHPDRFTLYSEVLSRESLTGRCYWEVEWRGGMVFVAVSYKNISRGEFNDSLFGRNDKSWALRCHNNEYTFLYNNVETPVSGLRSSRFGVYLDHRAGILSFYSVSETMTLLHRVQTTFTQPLYAGLLLGYSDGDTAEFCKLK is encoded by the coding sequence atggcgcAGAAAGGAGCTCAGCAGGATCGAGAAATCTTCTCTTGTCCgatctgtctggatctactgaaggatccgGTGACTACTACATGTGGACACAGCTACTGTATGAACTGTATTAAAAGCTTCTGGGATGGAGAGGATGAGAAGGAAAcccacagctgccctcagtgcAGACAGACGTTCACTCCGAGGCCTGTCCtgctgaaaaacaccatattagcAGTTGTAGTGGATGATCTGAAGAAGACCGGACTCcaagctgctcctgctgatctCTGCTATGCTGGAGCTGAagatgtggcctgtgatgtctgcactgggagaaaactgaaagcctttaagtcctgtctcacctgtctggtCTCTTACTGTGAGCAACATCTCCAGCGTCATTATGATGTCGCTCAGTTATCAaaacacaagctggtggagccctccaagaagctgcaggagaacatctgcCCTCAGCACGATGAGGTGATAAAGATGTTCTGCCGGACCGATCAGAAGtctatctgttatctctgctctgtggaccaacataaaggccacgacacggtctcagctgcagcagaacggacggagaagcagaaagagctggaggtgagtcgacaaaacatccagcagagaatccaggacagagagaaagatgtgaagctgcttcaacaggagctGCAGAACATCAATCGCTCTGCTGATAAAACAGTGGAGGACGGTGAGAAGATCTTCACTGAGCTGATCCGTCTCTTGGAGAAAAGAAGCTCCgaggtgaagcagcaggtcagatcccagcaggaaactgaagtgagtcgagtcaaagaggtggaggagaagctgcagcaggagatcagagagctgaagaggaaagacgcTGAACTGAAAAAACTCTCACACACGGAGGACCACAACCAGTTTCTCCACAGCtacccctcactgtcagcactcagTGAGTCCACATCCAGCATCCAGATCCGTCCTCTGAGCTACTTTGAGGATGTGACAGCGGCCGTGTCACGAGTCAGAGATAAACTACAGGACGTCCTGAGAGACGAATGGACAGACGTCTCACTgactgaagtggatgttttactgtcagattcaCCAGCAGAGCCCACGACCAGAGCTGGattcttaaaatattcatgtgagatcacactggatccaaacacagcatACACACAGCTGTTATTATCTGAGGGGAACAGAAAAGGAACATACATGAGCGATCAACAGTCCTATCCAAGTCACCCAGACAGATTCACTTTGTACAGTGAGGTCCTgagtagagagagtctgactggacgatgttactgggaggtggagtggagaGGGGGTATGGTTTTTGTAGCAGTTTCATACAAGAATATCAGCAGAGGGGAGTTTAATGACTCTTTATTTGGACGCAATGACAAATCTTGGGCATTAAGATGTCACAACAACgaatatacatttttgtacaacaatgtCGAAACTCCCGTGTCAGGTCTTCGGTCCTCCAGATTCggagtgtacctggatcacagagcaggtattctgtccttctacagcgtctctgaaaccatgaccctcctccacagagtccagaccacgttCACTCAGCCGCTCTATGCTGGACTTCTGCTTGGTTACAGCGATGGAGACActgctgagttctgtaaactcaaataa
- the LOC131980690 gene encoding tripartite motif-containing protein 16-like has translation MAQKGAQQDREIFSCPICLDLLKDPVTTTCGHSYCMNCIKSFWDGEDEKETHSCPQCRQTFTPRPVLLKNTILAVLVDDLKKTGLPAAPADLCYAGAEDVACDVCTGRKLKAFKSCLTCLVSYCEQHLQRHYDVPQLSKHKLVEPSKKLQENICPQHDEVIKMFCRTDQKSICYLCSVDQHKGHDTVSAAAERTEKQKELEVSRQNIQQRIQDREKDVNLLQQEVQNINRSADKTVEDGEKMFTELIRLLEKRSSEVKQQVRSQQETEVSRVREVEEKLQQEIRELKRKDAELKKLSHTEDHNQFLHSYPSLSALSESTSSMEICPLSYFEDVTAAVSRVRDKLQDVLRDEWTDVSLTEVDVLLSDSPAEPRTRAGFLKYSREITLDPNTANTKLLLSEGNRKVTFMRDKQSYPSHPDRFTTYTQVLSRESLTGRCYWEVEWRGDVVRVAASYKNISRGEFNDSVFGYNDKSWAFSSYNNEYTFWYNNIKTPVSDPQSSRVGVFLDHRAGILSFYSVSETMTLLHRVQTLFTQPLYAGLKVGYGDGDTAEFCKLK, from the coding sequence atggcgcAGAAAGGAGCTCAGCAGGATCGAGAAATCTTCTCTTGTCCgatctgtctggatctactgaaggatccgGTGACTACTACATGTGGACACAGCTACTGTATGAACTGTATTAAAAGCTTCTGGGATGGAGAGGATGAGAAGGAAAcccacagctgccctcagtgcAGACAGACGTTCACTCCGAGGCCTGTCCtgctgaaaaacaccatattagcAGTTTTAGTGGATGATCTGAAGAAGACCGGACTcccagctgctcctgctgatctCTGCTATGCTGGAGCTGAagatgtggcctgtgatgtctgcactgggagaaaactgaaagccttcaagtcctgtctcacctgtctggtCTCTTACTGTGAGCAACACCTCCAGCGTCATTATGATGTCCCTCAGTTATCAaaacacaagctggtggagccctccaagaagctgcaggagaacatctgcCCTCAGCACGATGAGGTGATAAAGATGTTCTGCCGAACCGATCAGAAGtctatctgttatctctgctctgtggaccaacataaaggccacgacacggtctcagctgcagcagaacggacggagaagcagaaagagctggaggtgagtcgacaaaacatccagcagagaatccaggacagagagaaagatgtgaatCTCCTTCAAcaggaggtgcagaacatcaatCGCTCCGCTGATAAAACAGTGGAGGACGGTGAGAAGATGTTCACTGAGCTGATCCGTCTCTTGGAGAAAAGAAGCTCTgaggtgaagcagcaggtcagatcccagcaggaaactgaagtgAGTCGAGtcagagaggtggaggagaagctgcagcaggagatcagagagctgaagaggaaagacgctgaactgaagaaactctcacacacagaggaccacaaccagtttctccacagctacccctcactgtcagcactcagTGAGTCCACATCCAGCATGGAGATCTGTCCTCTGAGCTACTTTGAGGACGTGACAGCGGCCGTGTCACgagtcagagacaaactgcaggACGTCCTGAGAGACGAATGGACAGACGTCTCACTgactgaagtggatgttttactgtcagattcaCCAGCAGAGCCCAGGACCAGAGCTGGATTCTTAAAATATTCACGTGAGATcacactggatccaaacacagcaaacacaaagCTGTTATTATCTGAGGGGAACAGGAAAGTAACATTCATGAGGGATAAACAGTCATATCCAAGTCACCCAGACAGATTCACTACATATACTCAGGTCCTgagtagagagagtctgactggacgatgttactgggaggtggagtggagaGGGGATGTAGTTCGTGTAGCAGCTTCATACAAGAATATCAGCAGAGGGGAGTTTAATGACTCTGTATTTGGTTACAATGACAAATCTTGGGCATTTTCATCTTACAACAACGAATATACATTTTGGTACAACAACATCAAAACTCCCGTCTCAGATCCTCAGTCCTCCAGAGTGGGAGTGTtcctggatcacagagcaggtattctgtccttctacagcgtctctgaaaccatgaccctcctccacagagtccagaccttGTTCACTCAGCCGCTCTATGCTGGACTTAAGGTTGGTTACGGAGATGGAGACActgctgagttctgtaaactcaaataa